One genomic window of Desulfurococcus mucosus DSM 2162 includes the following:
- a CDS encoding glycosyltransferase, with translation MLEEAALTLALLHFGFPLYYYSWAKGMLGKSVRAGRDPGFTPRVAVVIPTYNEAGNIERKLEDIYSQDYPRDRITVYIVDSASSDGTVGKALDWASRHKDIEVRIVEEGERRGKGRALNTALNTIDGGFDFIVVTDADAFWANRDALRNALSYFSDESVGAVSCVKTPGGGGFTGVESGYRDFYNVVRLGESSAYSTPVFHGELSAYRRRLLEDLGGFPTDIGSDDSHTATLIAVKGYRAIVAPDVYCYEPVPRRKYFHWRVRRAQHLIQHFAKSIRLLPRSPKAFRKILAAEIFLHLANPILLLISIALLAYSAYKGSPLSLSLLALGTALLAYKPYRTWIVMQLILLVAMVKNAFRKELVWSKEEKE, from the coding sequence ATGCTTGAGGAGGCTGCATTAACCCTTGCACTACTCCACTTCGGCTTCCCCCTCTACTATTATTCATGGGCTAAGGGGATGCTTGGGAAGAGTGTTAGGGCTGGAAGGGACCCGGGCTTCACGCCGCGTGTCGCAGTAGTTATCCCTACGTATAATGAGGCGGGGAACATTGAGAGGAAGCTTGAAGACATATACTCCCAGGACTACCCTAGGGATAGGATCACCGTGTACATTGTGGACTCGGCTTCGAGTGATGGAACCGTTGGGAAAGCCCTTGACTGGGCTTCAAGGCACAAGGATATTGAGGTAAGGATTGTTGAAGAGGGTGAGAGGAGGGGGAAGGGTAGGGCTTTGAACACTGCTTTAAACACTATTGACGGAGGCTTCGACTTCATCGTGGTCACGGATGCAGACGCCTTCTGGGCGAATAGAGACGCGTTGAGGAATGCTTTAAGCTACTTCAGCGATGAATCAGTAGGCGCCGTCTCATGCGTTAAGACTCCTGGCGGCGGAGGCTTCACGGGTGTTGAATCAGGGTACAGGGATTTCTACAATGTGGTCAGGCTCGGAGAGAGCTCCGCCTACTCGACCCCGGTCTTCCACGGGGAGCTCTCAGCATACAGGAGGAGGCTCCTCGAGGATTTAGGCGGGTTCCCGACGGACATAGGCTCAGACGATAGCCACACAGCCACGCTTATAGCTGTGAAAGGCTACAGGGCTATCGTGGCCCCAGACGTCTACTGCTATGAGCCTGTTCCAAGGAGGAAGTACTTCCATTGGAGGGTGAGGAGAGCACAACACCTCATCCAGCACTTCGCCAAGTCCATAAGGCTCCTCCCCAGGTCGCCCAAAGCATTCAGGAAAATCCTTGCAGCAGAGATATTCCTCCACTTAGCAAATCCCATTCTCCTATTAATATCCATAGCACTACTAGCATACTCAGCCTACAAGGGCTCCCCGCTATCCCTAAGCCTCCTAGCACTAGGCACAGCACTCCTAGCATACAAACCCTACAGGACATGGATAGTGATGCAACTCATACTACTAGTAGCAATGGTGAAGAACGCTTTCAGAAAAGAACTCGTATGGAGCAAGGAGGAGAAAGAGTAA
- a CDS encoding glycosyltransferase family 4 protein gives MRIVHIFHNYCPVVGGLEKAVQKVAEEQTKMGHEVHVITSNYGANGRPKEEVLNGVYVHRVRSWRLGFADLTIPLEYPVDLFEKVDVVHSWSQNSLFTYLMSKKAKRLRKPVVVYFLGVSYLRHHYNLLIRIFGYFYQRMVERGVVELADMALATNEYEAELLREKYGVKATVVPHGIDEIYLNTLDMSARFREKYRINNRIIAYVGRIHYTKGLDLLLKAFAQIAKQVDDTVLVIAGKGDKKYFDKCMHLAEKLGVSSRVIYVGFLTEEDKIGLIDASDVVVLPSRHAGESFPLLVYEVISRLRPIVVTNAGMLGYHVRNGEDGFVVAVDDLQGLSNAILAILKDRDLREYIKLNLIERRRVLWLWRDVASKFIDLYKPLVN, from the coding sequence TTGCGCATAGTTCACATCTTCCACAACTATTGTCCAGTAGTCGGAGGCCTTGAAAAAGCTGTTCAAAAAGTAGCTGAAGAACAGACTAAGATGGGTCACGAGGTTCACGTGATTACAAGCAACTATGGAGCCAACGGTAGACCTAAGGAAGAGGTCTTAAATGGTGTCTACGTCCACAGGGTTAGGTCCTGGAGGCTTGGCTTTGCTGACTTGACAATCCCATTGGAGTACCCGGTTGACTTATTTGAAAAGGTGGATGTGGTTCACAGTTGGAGCCAAAACAGCCTATTCACATATTTGATGTCTAAAAAGGCTAAGAGGCTGAGGAAGCCTGTTGTCGTTTACTTTCTCGGTGTCAGCTATCTCAGGCATCATTACAACTTGCTAATAAGGATATTCGGCTACTTCTATCAGAGGATGGTTGAAAGAGGAGTTGTAGAGCTGGCAGACATGGCTCTTGCGACAAATGAATATGAGGCGGAGCTCCTCAGAGAAAAGTATGGTGTGAAGGCTACTGTGGTACCTCACGGTATTGATGAGATTTATTTGAATACTTTAGACATGTCGGCAAGGTTCCGTGAGAAATACAGAATTAACAACAGGATTATCGCATATGTCGGGAGGATACACTATACTAAGGGCCTCGATCTCCTGCTCAAAGCCTTTGCGCAGATTGCTAAGCAAGTTGATGACACAGTGCTTGTAATAGCAGGTAAGGGGGACAAAAAGTATTTTGATAAGTGTATGCACTTAGCAGAGAAGCTAGGTGTGAGCAGTAGGGTTATATACGTGGGTTTCCTTACAGAAGAGGACAAAATTGGTCTCATAGATGCTTCTGATGTCGTTGTACTGCCTTCTAGACATGCTGGTGAGAGCTTCCCACTACTGGTATATGAAGTTATAAGTAGGTTGAGGCCTATTGTAGTTACGAACGCTGGGATGCTGGGATACCATGTGAGAAACGGTGAGGATGGATTCGTTGTCGCTGTAGATGATTTGCAAGGATTATCTAATGCTATATTAGCTATCCTGAAGGACAGAGACCTCAGAGAATATATAAAGCTCAATCTTATTGAGCGACGTAGAGTTCTTTGGCTTTGGCGTGATGTAGCTAGCAAATTTATCGATCTCTACAAGCCACTGGTGAACTAG
- a CDS encoding AAA family ATPase, with the protein MEAGLDYAAGRIKGVLEAVSRVYVGKRDVVKLAVAALFTGGHVLIEGYPGTGKTLLAKALAKAIGGAYKRVQGHPDILPSDILGFHMYRLGGERILVQGPVFTNVLLFDEVNRAPTRSQAALLEAMQELQVTIDGVTYQLPRPLIVIATQVPYRHAVGAYQVMETLADRFAVSIPSHYNPPEEELEIVLKSDTVLTLPVEQVATPREVEEVSGMLQGLVHVENHVADYIVKLVNYVRSHPAVAYGPSHRATIHLMRVSRALAVMDGRDYVIPDDVKQLFPHVVAHRVKLREEYEAEGVTAESIVKEALSNVPVPK; encoded by the coding sequence TTGGAGGCAGGGTTAGACTACGCTGCAGGGAGGATCAAGGGGGTCCTCGAGGCTGTTTCAAGGGTCTACGTTGGTAAGAGGGATGTGGTTAAGCTCGCGGTGGCAGCCCTCTTCACAGGGGGCCACGTGCTCATCGAAGGGTATCCGGGTACGGGTAAAACCCTTCTTGCGAAAGCCCTTGCGAAGGCTATTGGGGGAGCATATAAAAGGGTGCAGGGCCACCCGGATATACTGCCGAGCGATATACTGGGCTTCCACATGTACAGGCTTGGAGGGGAAAGGATACTCGTGCAGGGACCCGTCTTCACCAATGTCCTCTTGTTCGACGAGGTTAACAGGGCGCCTACAAGGTCGCAGGCAGCCCTCCTGGAGGCGATGCAGGAGTTGCAGGTGACGATAGATGGTGTGACATACCAGTTGCCCCGCCCCCTCATAGTGATCGCGACCCAGGTCCCCTACAGGCATGCGGTAGGCGCCTACCAGGTGATGGAGACCCTTGCCGACAGGTTCGCTGTAAGCATTCCAAGCCACTATAATCCACCCGAGGAGGAGCTTGAAATAGTGTTGAAATCGGACACCGTGCTAACGCTTCCAGTGGAGCAGGTTGCAACACCCCGGGAGGTTGAAGAGGTCTCAGGTATGCTTCAGGGACTGGTGCACGTGGAGAACCATGTGGCAGACTACATTGTTAAACTAGTGAACTATGTGAGAAGCCACCCGGCCGTCGCATACGGGCCCTCCCACCGTGCAACCATACACTTGATGAGGGTTAGCAGGGCGCTCGCAGTCATGGATGGAAGGGACTACGTTATCCCGGACGACGTTAAACAATTATTCCCCCACGTGGTAGCCCACAGGGTGAAGCTGAGGGAGGAGTACGAGGCTGAAGGCGTTACAGCCGAGTCAATAGTCAAGGAGGCCTTAAGCAACGTGCCCGTGCCAAAGTAG
- a CDS encoding glycosyltransferase family 2 protein: MGSVDYSDLTVVIPVFNEAEAIGLVLDEVLAAGVPRERILVVDGGSTDGTVEAASSRGVRVVQQEGRGKADAVKTAARLVETGFTLIMDGDYTYPAGFIQALYVKAREGYDLVVGWRRWGEGSQPLVYRLGNKLLTFVFNTLFATRLHDVLSGMYIVKTSVLREVPFEMKGFSVESEIAAYAAGTGARVAEVPVEYRRRLGRKKLGVRHGLRILLDVVRLTWRYSPAFFIFTLGSLLLIPGLALGSWVAYHYFFTGTVYHVKGLTAVILTAAGLQSLLLAVIALYMKRMELRILSTLKHIDQH, translated from the coding sequence ATGGGTAGCGTTGACTACAGTGATCTAACAGTGGTTATACCGGTGTTCAACGAGGCTGAGGCAATAGGCCTAGTGTTAGACGAGGTTCTCGCAGCCGGGGTCCCACGGGAGAGAATACTCGTAGTCGACGGGGGGAGCACCGATGGCACTGTTGAAGCAGCCTCATCCAGGGGCGTCAGGGTCGTCCAGCAGGAGGGGAGGGGGAAGGCGGATGCTGTTAAAACAGCTGCACGCCTCGTTGAAACCGGGTTCACGCTTATAATGGATGGCGACTACACGTATCCAGCAGGCTTCATCCAAGCCCTCTACGTGAAGGCGAGGGAGGGCTACGACCTCGTGGTCGGGTGGAGGAGGTGGGGGGAGGGCTCGCAGCCCCTTGTATACAGGCTGGGCAACAAGCTGCTTACATTCGTCTTCAACACGTTGTTCGCCACGAGGCTCCACGACGTGTTAAGCGGGATGTACATTGTGAAAACCAGTGTGCTCAGGGAGGTGCCCTTCGAGATGAAGGGGTTCAGCGTTGAATCCGAGATAGCCGCCTACGCTGCTGGGACAGGGGCGAGGGTTGCAGAGGTCCCCGTGGAGTACCGTAGGAGGCTTGGCAGGAAGAAGCTCGGCGTACGCCACGGTTTAAGAATACTCTTAGACGTAGTCAGGCTCACATGGAGGTATAGTCCAGCATTCTTCATATTCACACTCGGCTCACTACTACTCATACCCGGCCTAGCCCTAGGCTCATGGGTAGCATACCACTACTTCTTCACGGGCACAGTATACCATGTGAAAGGCCTCACAGCAGTAATCCTCACGGCGGCAGGCCTCCAATCACTCCTCCTAGCCGTGATAGCACTATACATGAAGAGAATGGAGCTGAGGATACTGAGCACGCTTAAACACATCGACCAGCATTAG
- a CDS encoding glycosyltransferase family 2 protein, with product MHGVAVLIPSFDRARMLKIILPRWLASAHVCSVIVLAEASSAEVLDEYRRVLQGLDASGKLIYRIMPGRMGSVEARNMLLEMALKHTTCEYFLLTDDDYLPIDEDTLGVMLKHMRDDKVGAVGGRVVVLRKRRVDPDFFLNTPFLIADALTRLIGYVFLDVEHGPRYAEFLPSFFMVRREVIENGVRYSKAFSTPTGFREESDLQQQIKNLGYRLVLEPRARVVNLVPEEGGNRPRMSMRKRIYWKARNHIIFVFKWNTSRARRLWYTMLSAMLLLSYRPWHLPSVMKGLQDGIREASCA from the coding sequence ATGCATGGTGTAGCTGTACTGATACCTAGCTTTGACAGGGCGCGGATGCTGAAGATTATCCTTCCTAGGTGGCTTGCTTCTGCACATGTATGTTCAGTGATTGTTCTCGCTGAGGCTTCATCTGCGGAGGTTCTTGACGAATATAGGAGGGTTTTACAAGGCCTTGATGCATCTGGCAAACTCATCTACAGAATCATGCCAGGTAGGATGGGCTCTGTAGAGGCTAGAAACATGCTTTTAGAGATGGCACTTAAACATACTACCTGCGAGTATTTTCTTTTGACTGATGACGATTACCTGCCCATCGATGAAGATACACTAGGAGTCATGCTGAAACATATGAGGGATGATAAAGTAGGGGCTGTTGGAGGCCGCGTGGTTGTTTTGAGAAAACGTAGAGTAGATCCAGACTTCTTCCTCAACACCCCTTTCCTCATCGCAGACGCCTTGACAAGGCTGATAGGTTACGTGTTTCTCGACGTTGAACATGGGCCTAGATACGCTGAGTTCCTGCCATCATTTTTCATGGTTAGGAGAGAGGTAATTGAAAATGGAGTTAGATACAGCAAAGCCTTCAGCACACCCACAGGATTCAGAGAGGAAAGCGATCTCCAGCAACAGATAAAGAATTTGGGATATAGGCTTGTCCTCGAGCCTAGGGCCAGGGTAGTAAATCTAGTCCCGGAAGAAGGAGGTAATAGACCTAGGATGAGTATGAGAAAGAGAATTTATTGGAAAGCAAGAAACCACATAATATTCGTGTTCAAGTGGAACACATCGAGAGCGAGGAGACTCTGGTACACTATGTTATCAGCCATGCTATTACTGAGCTACAGGCCATGGCACCTCCCCAGCGTTATGAAGGGCCTGCAGGACGGTATCAGGGAGGCCTCTTGCGCATAG